Proteins from one Cicer arietinum cultivar CDC Frontier isolate Library 1 chromosome 3, Cicar.CDCFrontier_v2.0, whole genome shotgun sequence genomic window:
- the LOC101501175 gene encoding uncharacterized protein: protein MVVMRCLVTHSKRRPKLAKDFYDLLDALGIIVDFDEFHSSIEEVVGLLAGVCGLVATDSLFFPIGFDKWLDVPKNYLNEKWKNLFQARFCFKVNEDLAKRYIEASIDKKWRDYRIKLWDEFDDPTLSKNEIINNKSKEVPLDHLALFVKYRSKPQTKTIETGKTIGQGLMWKMTHKKKYESYVNDKAMEIGEKIDHHVNYNLEASSEISPNDASNVGSELSSPNDIKRSSDASNVHGGDQSR from the exons ATGGTGGTGATGAGATGTTTGGTGACTCATTCCAAGAGGAGGCCAAAGTTAGCCAAG GATTTTTATGACTTGCTGGATGCATTGGGTATCATTgttgattttgatgaatttcATTCATCTATTGAAGAGGTTGTTGGTTTGCTTGCTGGAGTATGTGGATTGGTAGCAACAGATAGTCTCTTTTTTCCTATTGGTTTTGACAAGTGGTTAGATGTGccaaaaaattacttaaacgAAAAATGGAAAAACCTCTTTCAG GCTCGATTTTGTTTCAAAGTAAATGAAGATTTAGCTAAAAGATATATTGAGGCTTCAATTGACAAAAAGTGGAGGGACTATCGAATTAAGCTTTGGGATGAGTTCGATGATCCAACTTTGAGCAAAAATGAAATTATCAACAATAAGTCTAAGGAAGTTCCTTTGGACCATTTGGCATTGTTTGTTAAGTATCGCTCAAAACCTCAGACAAAG actaTTGAGACTGGTAAGACTATTGGTCAGGGCCTAATGTGGAAAATGACCCACAAAAAGAAATATGAGAGCTATGTGAATGACAAAGCTATGGAGATAGGG GAAAAAATTGACCATCATGTAAATTATAACCTCGAGGCTTCTTCTGAAATTTCTCCAAATGAT GCATCAAATGTAGGAAGTGAACTTTCATCACCTAATGACATCAAAAGATCATCAGATGCAAGTAATGTACATGGAGGAGATCAAAGTCGTTAA